The Musa acuminata AAA Group cultivar baxijiao chromosome BXJ2-2, Cavendish_Baxijiao_AAA, whole genome shotgun sequence genome contains the following window.
ttaatttttataataatgtcttgtagaacaatttaatttatttatgcaACACAAATTCTACAATTTTACCAGTTCACTCTGATCAGAGTAAAATATTCTTAATCCATGTATGACATATAATCAGTTTAAGATTTGCATCGGAAAAGTGATAATACAATCTCAATGAGATTGAATAATAATACAATCTAAAAGCTTCAACTATTTTTGTTGAGCAGAAACCGAacgaatatataatattattcattTACATCTACAACTATTATTCATGTATAAGTTAATTATCAGTTAccaaaataaatcttaaatatatattagatttatTAAATCATGATCATGACGAGAATAGAATGACACGACGTGCATTGTGATAACACAGGATTTATTCGTCACCACATAAGCAAAGGAACAACGCATCGCCTCTCAGCGTTGTAGGCCGATGACTTATTCGACACACGTACGAATACTGCTGACACAACATCAAGCTTTCAGCTTCCTTTATTCGACACGGATACCGCTAAGGCATTAATTAGTTCCGCTTGAAGGAGGTGAGCTTCCGGAAGTTCTCCCATTCCTTCTCCCACACCACCGCCTCGTACCCGGCGGACGCGCCCTTCTCGTTTTTGGCCACCAGCAGCAGTTTGTAGTTGACCCCGGCCACCACCTGGCTCTGAGCTTGCACCACGTTCACCAAGGTCAGAGGCTCCTTCGCCTCTTTGTTGTGCTCGGAGACAGCGAATACAGCGATATCATGGACGTGGGGGTTGTTAACGTCTACCGGAGTCCAACTACCGAGTTTTTCCTATCCAAAGCGAGATGGAGCATGAGCAGCAAAAAAAGAGAAGAGTATAGAtcaggaggaagaagatgatgatgatgaaatggTGAAAGGCGGCTCGATGTAATATTGGCCACTCACCTGAATCAGCACGAAGGACTCGAGCTTCTTCTCGCCCTTCAAGGACTCGTACACAACTGCCACGTACTTAGCCGTGGATAATCCATCCTTCACCTTCAGCGTGAGGTTATAGTTCATCCCGCTCACTAACTGCTTCTGACCGGCCAGCACCTGAGAGAGTTCGAGACCCTTGTTCTCCTGAACGTTATACTGGGAGACTGCGAACACGGCGATCTCACGCACATGGGGGTCGTTGAGGTCCCGGATGGGCTGCAAGCCGCCCGGAAACTGAGCATGAGAGGTCGAGACGGAggaggagacgaggaggaggagaagcataGCGAGAAGGCGACTCATGGTGAGGTAGGTTGATGGGTTCGCTTGGAGTAGGTGAGTGAATGGCAAAGAAAGGGGAGAGGGGATGAGCTTCTTATAGCGCTGGCGGTGCAATGGATGAGCTGTGAACAGTAATTCAGTTGTGTTCACCTTCGCCCGGACCCCGTTTGCATCTTCGccctgttgggctgatggcccatattcagcccatgtgggctttatcagcccacagctcacaccccctcttaacctaaccctaattaagattaggggggtgtggtggctgcgttttagaggcagattaaagctataaaaaggcagcaacgaggcagatctttgcagcgacgagattccaaagagaagaaagagaacaaggcagaagaggaagagaaagaaagggaagaagacaaggacaacgcagagagactgttcacaatcatctagcagtgttctcatctcaggttagatcaaatctacagtaggctcttgctgtgattacttgggaggttttagatattgtgggcagtaacgtgatccttgtattccagttattctcttgtggttgttgcttgggttttgggcaagagattgagatttgtatattcattattctcatagtggattatctctagtttgccccgtggtttttacccttcacattgaaggggttttccacgtatatcttggtgttctgtttgattgtgtttccattttattccgctgcgtattttggtcttctagtatttgttcctatacaaaggttattcctgtttatatccccatcaactggtatcagagcggggttttggtgatttaatttttgtatttgaacatggaggccagtaatatttctcgcatgattagtttgaatggaaataattggatgatatggaaaccaagaatggaagatctcttgtattgcaaagatttgtatggacttttgcaaggggatagtgcaaaacctacaactatgatagatgatgagtggaagaggttagatcgaaaaacaattggatttattagacagtggcttgatgatagtgtatttcaccatgtttctactgaaatttctgcatattctctttggaaaaaattggaaagtctctatgaaagaaaaacagctggcaacaaagcttttttgatcagaaaacttgtgaacctaaaatatagagagggtgcttctattgctgagcatttgaatgaaatgcagagtattactaaccagttatcctctatgagaatgtctcttgatgatgagttgcaggcattgttacttctcagttcattaccagaaagtttggagacactggtggtttccctaagtaattctgcgccagatggtattgtcactatgagtcaagtaacaagcagtttgttgaatgaggagttgagaagaaagagttcggcaacatctcagaatgattcacaggcacttatctcagagaacagaggaaggtcaaagtctagaagcagttcacgtatgggtaggagcaagtcaagatcaagaaaagatattgtttgctataactgtggtgagaaaggacattacaagaaccaatgtaagcaacctaagaagaacaagaaaaagggaaaagaagtggagtctacagagtcaaaggataatactacagctacagtgcagggtggtgattatttgattttgtctccttctgatgatattttttcttgtgtgtgtcaggatcttgagtgggtgattgacacaggtgcttcttatcatgctacaccacggagggagttttttgctacatacaggtctggaaactttggtgttgtcaagatgggcaactatggcacagcagacatcattggcatgggtgatatccatttaaagaccaaccttggctgtaagttggtacttaaggacgtgaggcatgtggttgacttgaggctaaatttaatttcagttggaagactagatgatgaagagtatgaaagcagatttcacagagggcaatggaagctcagtaagggttctcttgttatagctaatggaaagaaatgtcatactttgtacaggttgcaggctaaagcttatggtgagcagttaaatgctacagagaaagacttcagtatggagttgtggcataggcgattgggacacatgagcgagaaggggctgcaagctctttccaagagagaggtattaccagatctcagaggtatacatctgaacccttgtattgattgtttggctggtaaacaatatagagtttcatttgctagtgctgctttgtctagaaaaatgcatgccttagaccgtgtttatacagatgtatgtggtcctttgaggacaaaaactcctggtggatctgttgatgttcttggtataagtggtgcactttattttgtcacttttatagatgatttttccaggaaagtttgggcttatgctttgaagaccaaagatcaggttattaatgtcttcaaagagtttcatgccagggttgaaagggagacagaaaggaaattgaaatgcataagatcagataatggtggtgagtatatgggattgtttaatgactattgcaggtcgcatgggatccaacatgagatgacagttcctggtacacctcagcataatgcaattgcaaagaggatgaaccgcaccatcatggaaaagatcagatgtatgctttcgcaggccaagctacccaaaaggttttgggatgaggctttgaggactgcagttgatgtgatcaacttatcaccatgtacagccctagatggtgatgttgcagagcatgtatggtcagggaaagatgtttcctacaggcatttgagagtgtttggttgtcgtgcatttgcacatgttccagataatgagaggtccaagctagatggtaagtctaaagaatgtatttttcttggttactcacatgatcagtttggttacaggctttgggatccagaaaagcagaaggtgttcaggagtagagatgtggtcttctttgaggatcaaacctttgaggatttgaagaagaaggcaccagccaagacttctgtagaaggattagcagattgtgacccagttattcctccagtatatcagggtgatgggagagatgtgcaggaaaatagtgtagagcctgatattgatttacctgcaggacatgttgagcaagaagaagtaggagagcaagttcccgcagaacctcaattgagaagatcttctagacaacgtcaaccttccagaagatactctacagatgagtatgtgatgcttactaatgcaggtgaaccaaagagttaccaggaaccagttgagagtgagcagaaagagaagtggttagttgctatgcaggaagagatggatgctcttcagaagaaccacacttatgatttggtgctgctaccaaatggaatgaaggccttgaagaacaagtgggtttttaggttgaagactcaagaatattgttctcaaccaaagtacaaagctagattggttgtgaaaggctttggtcaaaagaaaggtattgactttgaagagatattttctcctgttgttaaaatgtcttctattcgtgttgctcttggtattgctgctagccaggacttggaggttgagcagttagatgtgaagacagctttccttcatggtgatttggaggaggaaatttatatggagcaaccagaaggcttcaaagtcaaaggtaaagataattttgtctgcaagttgaagaagagcttgtatgggctaaagcaagctccaagacagtggtacagaaagtttgattcatttatgacagaaaatggatacaaaagaacggcttcagatcattttgtgtacatcaaatggtttggtgagaattttattattctcttactttatgttgatgacatacttattcttggaaaagatatgtctaaaattgacaggttgaagaaggaactgagtgagtcttttgcaatgaaggatatggggccagcaaagcaaatactaggcatgcagatttctcatgacaggaaaaacaagaagatttggttgtcacaggagaaatacatcgagaaggtattggaaagatttagtatgagcaatgctaagccagttggttctcctcttgcaggtcacttcaagttgtgctcagaacagagtccgtcaagtgatgaggagaaggagaaaatgcaaaaggttccttatgcttcagcagttggaagtttaatgtatgcaatggtatgtacgaggccggacatcgcatatgcagtgggtgttactagcagatttcttgcaaatccaagcaaagagcactgggcagtagtgaagtggatttttagatatctcagagggagctctaaggtttgtttaagctttggaggtggaccacctgcgttaacaggttacacagatgcagatatggcaagagatatagatacgaggaagtctacttcaggttatgtacttacttttgcagggggagctgtgtcatggcaatccaggttacaaaggtgtattgctctctccaccatagaagcagaatatattgctgctacagaggtatgcaaagaaatgttatggatgaaagaattcttacaagaattggggctgaaatagaaaaattatgtgatgcattgtgacagccagagtgccatccatttgtgtaagaacccaatgtttcattccaagtcaaagcatatagatgtcagataccactggattcgaaatgtatttgaagagaagcagttgcagcttcagaaaattcatacagatgacaacggagcagacatgttgacgaagaccttaacaaaagaaagacaggagatatgccgacagttggtcggtatggcttcacattgaggagtcatgggacagcctcccttatgggctgaagggggaggttgttgggctgatggcccatattcagcccatgtgggctttatcagcccacagctcacaccccctcttaacctaaccctaattaagattaggagggtgtggtggctgcgttttagaggcagattaaagctataaaaaggcagcaacgaggcagatctttgcagcgacgagattccaaagagaagaaggagaacaaggcagaagaggaagagaaagaaagggaagaagacaaggacaacgcagagagactgttcacaatcatctagcagtgttctcatctcaggttagatcaaatctacagtaggctcttgctgtgattacttgggaggttttagatattgtgggcagtaacgtgatccttgtattccagttattctcttgtggttgttgcttgggttttgggcaagagattgagatttgtatattcattattctcatagtggattatctctagtttgccccgtggtttttacccttcacattgaaggggttttccacgtatatcttggtgttctgtttgattgtgtttccattttattccgctgcgtattttggtcttctagtatttgttcctatacaaaggttattcctgtttatatccccatcacgcCCTTGGTCATCGCCTCCTTCATGTGTTTCCCCGGTTATTTTCTCCACGTGTTTCCTTGTTGGCTAAAAATTGTAACCCCCGCTGGCCATTGATTGTGATGGTGAGACAAATCTGGTCGCTTGTGCCTCGACCCATGCCCATATAAGCATATGCCGCCAATGTTGGTTGTCTGTGCAATGGGTGAGGACGAGAAGGATTAGGCACACGGTTGTTAGCCGATGGGCTCATCGTTGGCTCCATCCTATCCCTACATGCACCTTTGCCCTTGGTCACCTTGTCCTTTGTACATTTCTCCACTGCTTCACGATGCTGAGGATGAGGCACCATTGGTTGCCTATGCCTCTGCACGCACATAGGTCCTTGGTCGCTTGTGTCTCCATTGTTGGCCGCTTGTGTCACGAGCGAAGATGGTGAGGGTGAGGCACAAGGTCATCGACCAATAATGAAATTAGGCTTCATCTTCAGCACTCACGTGCATGCGTAGATGAGAGCATGATGTTCACGTGGATAACAGTGTTGGAGGACAATAATGAAAGGCCAGGAGAGACACCAAATGTCGTATAGAGGGTGAGAGTTTGATGTTCACGTGGATAACAGTGTTGGAGGACAATAATGAAAGGCCAGGAGAGACACCAAATGTCGTATAGAGGGTGAGAGTTTGATGTTCACGTGGATAACAGTGTTGGAGGACAATAATGAAAGGCCAGGAGAGACACCAAATGTCGTATAGAGGGTGAGAGTTTGATGGTCGCATAGTTGATTTAGTTGGATTGTTTGAGAATAAAAAACTATCTTTAGATGAGGATTCTAGTATTAGATCTTGATGTCACATGGATAATGCTCTGAGTCTTACTATGTTAATATATCGATAATTCAATCGAATTAACTTAGTTGATGGAAGGTTTCAGATCTTTGTTAAACAATACTTACCAAGCTAGGTTCAAGATTtatctttaataaattttttttttttgtaatgagAACAAAAGTCTAATATCTTAGGATAAGCCATCCAAAGTATAAATGTTTGAGATATTTGTTAAACTATACTTTAACCAAGTATAATTATGAAGATCTTTTGAcgaagattttttaaaatatatagctCATTTAATTAAACAAATCAAAAGTTATGAGGTTGGAAAATTGATATGGGATTTTACTATCGACAATTAAAGTCTTTactaattaaacttatttataTCTTCGAAAATTTGTTTGGATAAGATCATATCTCTCAAACTTTTATAAATGAATCTAAAACACACCATTCGATATTATATGAACCAAGTTTATCTTTAAAGCACCTTTGGAACATCCGATTTAATTTCATTGGCTTAATCATCCTAAGCGACAAGGGTTTCTGTTCTTCAGTAACTTTTTCTTATTTTGCAATATGAAGAATATAAATGGGAAGaaattgccaaaaaaaaaaaaagaataggctACCACTAGAGAGGAAAACAACTCAGGAAAGAGCACTTGACGAACTTAAATAGAATTGAGTGACAATGTATTCGATGCAGATGAGGGGTGAGCCAAGGCATTTGAATGCATCGACCAACCATGGAATAAGTAAAATGGCAAGGAAGAAGAGGACAATAACGTCCATCCTCACTTGTTCTTGTGGGCAGAAGACGATATAATAGCTGCTGAAATTTTAGTCTTGGTGGGCACATAGAGCCAACAGACGTACGTGACTATCGTCCATGTCTTGTATACAGTAGCTGTTGAAACGTCAATTTTTCCCTCTAACATCACTAGGTGCTTAGAAAGGAGAGTTGATTGGTTCAATATTGATCTCCATTTTGATAGACTACTTGGACAGTGGGATGTGAAGAAATGAGAGAAcgaagaaaagcacatttcaattagtatcatatgaagtctatttatatatagtgaaagataagatttctttaactgagcagagagaaAAGCTcatacagttgaggaaatctaatcagctatgcagttgaggaaatctctctgttatcagagaaaatctctttgttatcatgcccccgcaagatcgagctcctatcaaggataccgatctagtttgcgggctagaggcttcgtgagtgagtctgctagttgatcagtcatatggacatgagagacacgaagttgatgtctgataacttgatctcgtacgaagtgaaagtcgatggcaatgtgtttcatgcatgagtggaacactggattgacacataagtaggtagctccaacattgtcacaatatattgtaggagtatgggtagagatgactttgagttccttgaggagatttgtgacccaattgagttcagcagcagcggtagcaatagcacgatattcaaCTTCAATTGTAGATCGggccactgtcttttgcttcttagaacactaactgattggattagacccaaaaAAAATAACACACCCTGACGTGGagattctatcatcaaagtttctcgcccaatcagcatcagcaaaggcatgaagatgaagttgagtggttttgcggagaaagagaccatgattaagggtccctttaagaaaCCGCAAAATCCGTTTAactgcagaccaatgcatagtagaagaCTGGTGCAtgcattgagataatttattgactgcaaataagataactggacgggtgagagcttgatattcacccccaccatcagagtagactgttttaattgtagattgaaagaagttttcgaccaactttttaaagttggtaaaaATTGTTGAAACTTCTGACTTATGACGGAGAGGAtaaatccatgtgtacttagtaaaatagtctacaaaaacgatataaaatctaaacttgtcaaaggaagtgataggagcaggaccccaaacatcagtataaataatttcaaatggtataaaacatgatatggaagaagaaccaaaaggaagtctatgacttttattattgagacaagcatcacaataaaagctattatttaTAGGAGTAGAAAGAGAACAACGAGAAAGCAATTTAttttagatagagagagagggatgaCCGAGACGACAATGCCACACATCGATTGGAGTTGCCACTGAGGAGTAAACATTGGGTTGTTTGAGTTGTGGAATGGACgaccattcataaacattgtccttactctgaCCTTGGAgaaagaattcaatagaggtattattttatttttaaaattaagaaacagaaataagatttcgtttaatgtgaggtgcacacaaaacatcatcgagtgtaaaagttatggtaggtgaattaagcattgtggaactagtatgagtaataggaagtcctttaccatcaccgatgatgatgtcgtcatgtccactatagttgttgtggatcgaTAAGTTCTGTAGATCAGAGGTAATGTGGTGTGACGCACCAGAGTCCACGATCCAATTATGATCAGTAGTGTTTGGAGTAGTtgcgagatttgcttgaggctaaTATGATTGTGTAGGAAGTCGGGGTCGAGATCGATagacctttgcagagtgaccgaGTTTATCACATAATTGGTAGACAACTCTTCGTTGATTTGTGTGTCGAGGGTGCCAGGACTgctgatgattgaagtagccaccttggttgtcatgattgaaatgttgatgatgtggaGGAGGGGTTTGGTTGGAGCTCAAAGGTTCAGAAGACATCTTGGTCGAACCTTTGTTGATAGTCTTGTTATACTAATAGCCCCTCctcatggatttttgattgacttgagccATGATGGATGGTCCTAACAATTTATCCTCacgtttgagatatatctcaaaatcagtcagcttgtcgtagagttcttcgaaCGACACTAGTGAATCACGTGCCCGTATTGCTGTTGCcagttccttgtactcgtctcctaggccGTTGAGGATATGGACAATAACTtttcatcactgagggaatgacctatcaaggccaagttatcgataataatctttatgttgtgcaGATAATTAGtaacagtacttccctcttgttttattttcataagtccggataggagactaagcatacGAGTTCGTGAACGATTTACCAGGTGATTTACAACTTGCACCAGGCTTCGGCAGTAGTGTCACACGAAGAtatgagtggggcgagggatccAACGACTgaagcttgaattgcttgaagaatgagacgatcctggcgtaaccatagtttgtggtccaTATTTGATATTGGACTGGATGCTCCTAGGATGTCGATCATCGTTGGTGGATAaggaagagagccatcgacatagcctagaaggtcatagccaaatagaagattagaaaattgagcacgccatgatacatagttgccacctttggataatttgaaggagatgagggttgctgcatttatggagataagattTGTATGTGGGAAAGTACTATGATTCCCTGTTGGAACAGTAAGTGGAGTAACAGAGATAGATGATGAAGACATGGAAGATATGGACTACTATGTGGGAGCAAGTAGAAATATGTAGCAATGATaaggatcaaaagaaaaataaaaaagaagaagtgtTGGTACTTCTGCAGTAAGAAGCCAGGAAgaatgaacaagttctaagaaGTGTTGGTACATTTTTGCGGTAAGGAGGgaggaagaataaaaaaagaaatttctACAGTAAGGAGGAACCAAGAGTGCGTGCTCCCTGTGATGCAAAGTCACCAAATGCGTTGACTGGACCCAACAAATGCTTAGCGCTGCACCGTAGGCTTGGAACTTGGTGCGGTAGCAGTGGTCGAGACTGGAAGCAGGGAAGTTGCTGTCGAACGATCGATTGTGGGCGGCGAGTGGGGGGGCAGCTCCACCTAGGATCTGGAGAGGGGCGACTGCTGCATATGAGGAGAAATTTGGCAGCGGtgtgtgatagaacccttgcagattctaaacttggagttgatctctttaggggatcggcccccttagaactctataggggttcctccctccaagttgctgctcaaaggctgcagaaaagattcatctattgcttatgaaaagagaaggaatacatggctatttatagggcttctaaaccctaactcctaataggacttctacttaagactcttacttctaaccaactcctaataggactcctactcaagactcctattcccttacaactcctaattcttctctaagaaaaaacctcctacatgaatgcccctcacaattaggactctcctagctagagtcctaacagaatgtccctctcaattaggactctcctagctagagttctaacatttttacatgaatgtccctctcaattaggactctccaagctagagtcctaacagacccgccctcttcaaatcagccttgtcctcgaggctgatgattcatgaattctgggaatttgatcttcaagtcgtcatagttctcccaagtggcatcttcttttggtaggttcgcccactgtattagcacttcattagtgggtcgtcgtcgttgagtcacgatccgtcgatcaataatggcacttggctgggtttggagttctctttgggtagtcatatttggtgggtggctttgggctgtctccaagcacctgtttaaaacttccggttggctgttggtttgtgggtgatatgtcgtactccttttcaatttagtaccctgcatatagaataactttgtccaaaatctgctattgaagatgcaagtagaatttgtcacaagcacaatgcgtcccttatagtgtaattcttttgagtcccaattgtaatgagccatggggcttggtgcttcctccaatttttttataatcttactagtatctgaatcttcctgccattccatcttaatatcctcaaggaagtccctggtcagaagtgaaacagtcgaaacttcaacttgctcgggtagctgcgaaagcgcatctacaagaacattctctt
Protein-coding sequences here:
- the LOC135605176 gene encoding cysteine proteinase inhibitor 1-like, which gives rise to MSRLLAMLLLLLVSSSVSTSHAQFPGGLQPIRDLNDPHVREIAVFAVSQYNVQENKGLELSQVLAGQKQLVSGMNYNLTLKVKDGLSTAKYVAVVYESLKGEKKLESFVLIQEKLGSWTPVDVNNPHVHDIAVFAVSEHNKEAKEPLTLVNVVQAQSQVVAGVNYKLLLVAKNEKGASAGYEAVVWEKEWENFRKLTSFKRN